From Rubidibacter lacunae KORDI 51-2, one genomic window encodes:
- a CDS encoding cation:proton antiporter subunit C — protein sequence MHVLQACVLATVFCGFLGIIFKENLLMKIVSMDVMSTGAIAFYVLVAARNGVFAPIASDSVRGAYADPVPQAVILTAIVIGLSVQALMLVGAMKLARDTPSLEINEIEKDDA from the coding sequence ATGCACGTTCTACAAGCCTGTGTCCTAGCAACGGTATTCTGTGGTTTCCTCGGCATTATCTTCAAGGAAAACCTCCTGATGAAGATCGTCTCGATGGATGTCATGAGCACTGGCGCGATCGCGTTTTACGTTCTCGTTGCAGCACGCAATGGAGTCTTCGCACCGATTGCTTCAGACTCGGTCCGAGGGGCTTACGCCGACCCAGTTCCCCAAGCCGTGATTTTGACTGCAATTGTCATTGGCTTGTCAGTTCAGGCACTTATGCTAGTTGGTGCAATGAAGCTGGCACGAGATACTCCCTCCTTGGAGATTAACGAAATCGAGAAAGACGACGCATAA